ATGTTTGCTATGAACATAAAGGCGAGCAGAATTCCCATATCAGCCTGAAACTGAAGCTTCGAGAAGTACCAAGTACTTACTCCCACTGCGAGAGTGAGACCAGTGAGTAGGACGGCGGCCCCACTCCTTGCCAGAGCACTCTCGTAGCACTTCTCAAAACTGCGCCCTCTGCGATTAGCGATTCTCAGCCCGTTCAGGATATAGATTCCATAGTCAACTCCAATACCAACTCCTAGAGCTGCAACAGGCAACGTTGAGAG
This window of the bacterium genome carries:
- a CDS encoding RND family transporter, producing LSTLPVAALGVGIGVDYGIYILNGLRIANRRGRSFEKCYESALARSGAAVLLTGLTLAVGVSTWYFSKLQFQADMGILLAFMFIANMIGALVFIPILARLTGLYVPQPKLTGDQEV